The following proteins are co-located in the Solanum pennellii chromosome 1, SPENNV200 genome:
- the LOC107026609 gene encoding chlorophyll a-b binding protein CP24 10B, chloroplastic gives MTTTSATAVLNGLSSSFLTGGKKTQALLGAPVTARVATPKRFVVAAAAVAPKKSWIPAVKSGGNLVDPEWLDGSLPGDFGFDPLGLGKDPAFLKWYREAELIHGRWAMAAVLGIFVGQAWSGIPWFEAGADPGAIAPFSFGSLLGTQLLLMGWVESKRWVDFFDNDSQSIDWATPWSKTAENFANFTGEQGYPGGKFFDPLALAGTLNNGVYVPDTEKLERLKLAEIKHARLAMLAMLIFYFEAGQGKTPLGALGL, from the exons ATGACCACCACATCTGCTACTGCAGTGCTGAATGGCTTGAGCTCCTCTTTCTTGACTGGTGGCAAGAAAACTCAAGCCTTGTTAGGTGCTCCTGTTACTGCCAGAGTTGCCACTCCCAAGAGGTTTGTTGTGGCAGCTGCTGCTGTTGCTCCAAAGAAATCTTGGATTCCTGCTGTAAAATCTGGTGGCAACTTGGTTGACCCCGAGTGGCTCGATGGCTC GCTCCCTGGTGACTTTGGTTTTGACCCACTTGGTCTTGGCAAGGACCCTGCATTCTTGAAATGGTACAGAGAAGCTGAGCTCATTCATGGCAGATGGGCAATGGCTGCTGTATTGGGCATCTTTGTTGGTCAAGCATGGAGTGGCATTCCATGGTTTGAGGCTGGTGCTGATCCTGGAGCTATTGCACCTTTCTCTTTTGGCTCACTTCTTGGCACTCAGCTTCTCCTCATGGGTTGGGTTGAGAGCAAAAGGTGGGTCGACTTCTTCGACAATGACTCTCAGTCTATAGATTGGGCCACTCCATGGTCCAAGACTGCTGAGAACTTTGCCAACTTCACAGGCGAACAGGGTTACCCTGGTGGCAAATTCTTTGATCCTTTGGCATTAGCTGGTACACTTAACAATGGAGTTTACGTCCCCGACACAGAGAAGCTTGAGAGATTAAAGCTTGCTGAGATCAAGCATGCTAGACTTGCTATGTTAGCCatgttaattttctattttgaggCTGGACAAGGGAAGACACCCCTTGGAGCTCTTGGTTTGTAA
- the LOC107026610 gene encoding uncharacterized protein LOC107026610 — protein sequence MASMALSQSVFSTPTSQRFENASFPLPSSMLKQSLVTFRSHSLSTHCKKIRSNVITNCAAPDSDSKIETPIELRYPAFPTVMDINQIREVLPHRFPFLLVDRVIEYNPGVSAVAIKNVTINDNFFPGHFPERPIMPGVLMVEAMAQVGGLVMLQPEVGGSKQNFFFAGIDKVRFRKPVIAGDTLVMRMTLIKLQKRFGIAKMEGKAYVGGDVVCEGEFLMATGSE from the exons atggcTTCTATGGCTCTATCCCAATCTGTCTTCTCCACTCCCACTTCTCAAAGATTTGAGAATGCCTCTTTTCCATTGCCCTCATCTATGCTCAAACAATCTCTTGTTACCTTCAGATCTCACTCACTATCCACCCATTGCAAGAAGATACGGAGTAATGTCATCACCAACTGTGCTGCTCCAGACAGTGATTCCAAAATCGAAACCCCAATTGAATTGA GGTACCCAGCATTTCCTACTGTGATGGATATCAATCAGATTCGCGAGGTTTTGCCCCATCG TTTTCCGTTTCTTCTAGTGGATCGAGTGATTGAATACAATCCAGGAGTGTCGGCTGTCGCCATCAAGAATGTGACTATCAATGATAATTTCTTTCCTGGACACTTCCCTGAGAGGCCAATCATGCCTGGTGTCCTCATGGTTGAG GCAATGGCCCAAGTTGGTGGCTTGGTTATGCTCCAACCTGAAGTTGGAGGCTCCAAACAGAACTTCTTCTTTGCTGGTATAGACAAAGTAAGGTTCAGGAAGCCAGTGATTGCTGGAGATACTTTGGTAATGAGAATGACACTGATCAAGCTACAAAAACGTTTTGGAATAGCCAAGATGGAAGGTAAGGCATATGTAGGAGGGGATGTAGTCTGTGAGGGTGAATTCTTGATGGCTACAGGCAGTGAATAA
- the LOC107026594 gene encoding protein WHAT'S THIS FACTOR 9, mitochondrial encodes MKLLDKSLLSTLKSIATQNIVSHYHNLQQHRTIVKVRLKWVKNRGLDHIIDVQTDLKAACLLKDAIVRSPVGYLTAKSLADSQKLLGLTVPTLRFIRRYPTLFEEFPHPKYQSLPCFRLTQIAKILHDQELKVFEDNHADLVERLSKVLMMTTNRMVALQSLHPLKWDLGLPDDFDKRFPDHFRIVKGTNGLACLKLVQWPEKYAVSELQKMNDDSSPPAGYREFKRGKAALEFPMSFPRGYGAQKKVKAWMDEFQKLPCISPYEDSRGIDPNSDLMEKRVVGVLHEFLSLTLYKKTKRNYLRSLRKELYLPDRFTRIFTRYPGIFYLSLKCKTTTVALREGYRRGRLVNAHPLTRHRDKFHHVMRTGLIYRSKGVDILPQLDNVLDEEENELTEEEEIELTDECDGTSDAETASDED; translated from the exons ATGAAATTGTTAGATAAATCTCTATTGTCAACCCTAAAATCCATAGCCACCCAAAACATTGTTTCCCATTATCACAATCTTCAGCAACATAGAACCATAGTGAAAGTCCGTTTGAAATGGGTGAAAAACAGAGGTTTGGACCATATAATCGATGTGCAAACGGATCTTAAAGCAGCTTGTTTACTAAAAGACGCCATTGTGCGTTCACCAGTTGGGTATCTTACTGCTAAGTCGCTTGCTGATTCCCAAAAACTTCTTGGGCTTACAGTTCCTACACTTAGGTTTATTAGAAGATATCCAACTCTTTTTGAGGAGTTTCCTCACCCAAAGTACCAATCTTTGCCTTGTTTTAGGCTTACCCAGATTGCTAAAATTCTTCATGATCAAGAATTGAAGGTCTTTGAAGATAACCATGCTGATTTGGTTGAAAGGCTTTCCAAAGTACTTATGATGACAACCAACAGAAtg GTGGCGCTGCAATCATTGCATCCTTTAAAATGGGATTTAGGATTGCCTGATGATTTCGATAAGAGATTTCCAGATCATTTTAGAATAGTTAAGGGAACTAATGGGTTGGCTTGCTTAAAGCTTGTTCAGTGGCCAGAAAAATATGCTGTGTCAGAGTTGCAAAAGATGAATGATGATAGCAGCCCTCCGGCGGGGTATAGGGAATTTAAAAGGGGCAAAGCTGCATTAGAATTTCCCATGAGTTTCCCAAGGGGATATGGGGCACAGAAAAAGGTCAAGGCGTGGATGGATGAGTTTCAGAAGCTGCCTTGCATCTCACCTTACGAGGATTCAAGGGGAATCGACCCTAATAGTGATCTTATGGAAAAGAGAGTAGTTGGGGTTTTACATGAGTTCTTGAGCTTGACACTATAcaagaaaacaaagagaaattaCTTGAGGAGCCTGAGAAAGGAATTATACCTTCCAGATAGATTTACTCGAATATTTACTAGGTATCCAGGAATATTTTACCTCTCCCTCAAGTGCAAGACAACGACTGTGGCATTGAGAGAAGGGTACCGTCGTGGGAGACTTGTAAATGCACATCCTCTGACACGCCACAGGGATAAGTTTCACCATGTTATGAGGACTGGGTTAATTTACCGAAGCAAAGGAGTGGACATTTTGCCGCAGCTGGACAATGTGCTTGATGAAGAAGAGAATGAATTGACTGAGGAAGAAGAGATTGAATTGACTGATGAATGCGATGGAACATCTGATGCAGAGACAGCTAGTGATGAAGACTAG